AATGATTTATAAAACATACAATAGgaagaaaacacaaaattaaaagtaacTATAATTAGCAGTTACTATAATTTTCTACAGTATTAGCTAAACTAATTACAACGTACGTTTCCCTAGCTTAGCAAAACGTATATATCCCTCaaccaaaaaaatacaatgGTTGTGGGAAATACGTACTATACTCGAcatatttgttctttttttgtttaacaTGCTGCAGAAGGATTGTTGAAAGGATTGTAGAAATGAGTATTTGGAGCCATAGTGAAGGCAGTGATCTTATTGGAACCACCACCACCGTCGGCGACGCGGCCGAGTCTTTCGCAAGACGGGCAGATGGAGAGGGTGGCTGCAGGCATAGGCATGTACAAAGGTTGTGCTACTTTCAATGACTTCAGCTCTTGTAACTCCTTTTTGAGCCTCCTGTTTTCGTCTGTTAATGTTTCACAACATTTTTTCAAGAACTCGCAATCCACCTCTGTTTGTTTCAGCTTTGTTCTgtaaaattcaaaccaaaatttatttaatataagtCACAACAAGCATGCACCAACATTTATTAGCTTAATCTGTCAAATCCATACTTAACAACCACAAATCCAAAAGCAAAGGAAggctttttaaattatattcccTCCTTACTttaatataagatttttttttagaggatttaaaataaaacttatttaactaataaaaaatagttaattttttttaaattgctcttataattttttttttggacaaaaactGCTCTTATAATTATTGGCAACATAATTGTATTattatcctaattttttttcttatcttagAGTTAATAtgaaacagagaaaaaaaaattaggataataatatcctaattttttttgttgctatttttagatattttatgaaaatcatCTATAAATGTTATTGGGAACACATAATTGTAATATTATCCTTAAATATAAGCTTTTTAAAGAACATTTATAGatgattttcataaaatatctaaaaatagcaacaaaaaaaatgcaaaaactcTGCCGTGCTACCATGGCTAGCTACCATAAATTTAGTAGCTGCGACAAATTTGTGGTACATAATTTGTAGCTCCTTTTTTTTGtatcaaattatttaaatttatctcaatatattatatattaattttcatgACTTTATGAAAAAGTTTATGTCCGTACCTGGCTCTCCGATTCTGGAACCATACTTCAACTTGTCGTGGCCTTAGATTCAACTGTCTCGCTAAAGCTTGTTTTTGTTTCTGAAAATCAAATCCAAcagaatattaatattaatattattattaatcattACTCTaattatgtatttaattttcactaattaattagaatttaaaatagaagagaaaaatatttacagGATTGAGAGTGCTGTGTAGTTTGAAGCTTTCTTCAAGCAATAG
Above is a genomic segment from Medicago truncatula cultivar Jemalong A17 chromosome 5, MtrunA17r5.0-ANR, whole genome shotgun sequence containing:
- the LOC11421819 gene encoding homeobox-leucine zipper protein HAT22, giving the protein MGLNDQDSLHLVLGLSLNTSTTPKEITTTTPMNPYSTSNEPSLTLGLSGESYNLISHKQATKGYGEELCRQTSSPHSVVNSSFSSGRVLQVKRERDEEEEEVEEERVSSRVSDEDEDATNARKKLRLTKEQSLLLEESFKLHSTLNPKQKQALARQLNLRPRQVEVWFQNRRARTKLKQTEVDCEFLKKCCETLTDENRRLKKELQELKSLKVAQPLYMPMPAATLSICPSCERLGRVADGGGGSNKITAFTMAPNTHFYNPFNNPSAAC